A window of Flammeovirga kamogawensis genomic DNA:
AAAATGCAGATTATTATAGTGGTAAAACTTATACGTTGAGACAAGCAATGTCGAGATCTATAAATACAGCTGCAGCATATCTTGTAAAAGAGCTTACTGCACGAGAATTAGCAAAATATTCTGCCGACAAATTTGGCTTTAGATATATACGTGATCAAATGTTTGATTACATGGTTACTGACGATGAGCGCAAAAGAGGTATTACTGGATATAATAAAAAATATATTAAAGGTGTTCCTTCTTTATGTTTAGGTACTGAAGATGTCTCTGTTTATGAAATGGTGACTGCTTATTCTGTATTTATTAATAAAGGTACTTGGACGGAACCTCAATTTATTACTCGTATCGAAGACAAAAATGGTAGAGTTTTAAAAGAGTTTATTCCTAAAAAGAGGGAAGCTTTAAATGAAAAAACCGCATGGTTAATGACTTATATGTTAAGAGGTACTTCTGAAGAAGCAGGAGGTACAGCTCTTCGATTAAATCGTTATAACTTTAAAAGAGATAAGAAAACAGGTGCTGTTTATCATGTTGGTGGTAAAACAGGTACAACTGCAAACTTCTCCGATGCTTGGTTTATGGGCTTTACTAATGATTTAGTAACTGGTGTATGGTGCGGTGGAGAAGATCGAAGTGTTCACTTTAGAAGTATTAAATATGGACAAGGTGCTAGACAAGCACTCCCAGCATTTGCTTACTTTATGGAAGATGTTTACGGAGATAAAAAACTTTGTAGAGATCTTGGTTACAAAAGAGGTTTGTTTCCAGAACCCTCTAAACCAATTGGCGTAGAGTTAGATTGTAGTAAATATGATGCAGAAAACTTTGGTGAGTTTGGTGCTGAAGCAGATTCTACTTTAGAAGATGAATATGTGACACCAACTGAAACTGACGATGGTATTTTGTAATAAATAAGATTTATTAAAAGAAAAACGAGATTAATTATTAGTCTCGTTTTTTTTATGTATTAATTTAGGGATGCACTTAATAATAATGTGACTATACAATTATGGAGCTTACTGTAAAAGACAAATCTGCAAACTTAGATATTAAAATTGAACCTTTCAGAAGTTCAATTAGAACTACAAAGCCGCATAAACATTATAAATACTTCGAAGTTATTTTTCTAGCTGAAGGTAATGGTTATCATACCATTGACAATGATACCTATGAAATAAAACCACCCGTATTGTTTTTTATGCGAAAAGAACAAATGCACCATTGGGAAATTACAACTCCTCCAAAAGGATATGTAATTATTATGAAGAAATCATTTTTAGAAAATTCTATTGATAAACAACTAGAAAGTTTTATTTCTGAAATTAGTAATCATGTATGTGTAGAGGTTGATGATAAAAAAAATCTTACCCAAATCTTTGAACTTCTCGTTGAAGAAGCAAAGAATCCATCAAAATATCAACAATCAATTATTGAAGGATTACTAAAAGCTCTTTTTGCCAAAACCTTAGTCAATACAAAACCTATTCAAAGTAAATTATCTAATCTTCCTCCACTTTATGCCTCTTTTAAAGAGCTATTAGAAAGTAATGAAAACATAAAAAACAGTGTAAATTATTATGCTGAAATTTTACATACAACACCTCAAAATTTAAATGCAATTTGTAGAAATGCTATTGGTTTATCTGCATCTAAATTAATTGCAGAATACATTATAAAAGAAGCAAAAAGGTTTTTACTATATACAAGTTTACCCGTTAGTGAAATAGCCTATGAGTTAGGGTTCAAAGATAACTCTCATTTTATCAAATACTTTAAAAGAAATACAGAGCAGACTCCTGCAGGTTTTAGAAGTCAAAAAGATTAATAAATCTTTATATCTCTCCTAAATTCTTAATTGTTCCATTAAATTTTCAAATAGACCTCTCTACTATCCTATTCATTTCACAAATTGCACACATACAATTAACTACTTATAAACAAATAAAATACTACCTAATTTTATCATGAAAAAAATAAACTTTCTATGCTTATTAGCACTTTTGTGTTCAATAAGTTATGGACAAACACGTTCGATTACAGGACAACTTATCGACCAAGAAACCAAAGAAACCATCCCTTATGCAACAGTTAAACTAATTGACCAAAATGATGAAATTACTAATTTTGGTAGTTCTGACTTTGATGGAAAATTCTCTATAAGTAAAATTAAAAAAGGCGAATATACTTTTGAAGCTACATTTGTAGGCTATCATACATTTAAAAGAAAAATATCAATATCTAACTCAAATATTCAGTTAGGTCCTTTATATGTGTCTCCAAATTTACAAGAGCTTGAAGAAGTTGTAGTTAAAGGAATGGGTGAAACGGTAAGTACCAAAATTGACAGAAAAGTCTATGCTGCTACAGATTTTGAAACTGCGAGAAGCGGTACTGCAACAGATATGTTGAATAAATTACCTTCAATATCTGTTTCTCCTGAAGGTGAAGTATCTGTAAGAGGCACACAAGGTTTTATGGTTTATATAAATGGTAAACCAACTCAAATAGATCCATCTACTTTACTTTCTCAAATTTCAGCAAACTCCATCCAAAACATTGAAGTTATTACTGTACCTTCTGCCAAATATGATGCACAAGGTAAAGCAGGTATTATTAATATTACAATTGATAAAAACGAACTAAATGGTACTTCAGTAAATGTTGGAGGAATGCTAGGAGGATCCCCTTGGCAAGATGGGGCCGAACCTTTGAGAGGTGGTGGAAACTTTAATATTGCTCATCAAAAAGATAAATGGTCATATACACTTGGAGCTAATTATCTAAGTAGAAATGTTGATGGTAAAAGAGAAGGAGAATCTACCATAAATCAATTTGAAGGACCATATAAAGGGGGAACTTATCATATGGATGCAGAAGGTGACCGACCTGAATATCACACGAACTATTCTGCAAATTTAGGAATTGGATATGATATTAATGATAATTCTTCTATTTCAGCATCTTATTTCTACGGTCATAAAAGCAATAAAAGAACTGCTAATTATGTTTATCACAATTATTATAATGATGCCAATGGAAATTTAATTCCAGGAACTAATGAATATATCTACAACCCCAATACTCATGAAAGATATGGTGAATTTCATACAG
This region includes:
- a CDS encoding helix-turn-helix domain-containing protein — translated: MELTVKDKSANLDIKIEPFRSSIRTTKPHKHYKYFEVIFLAEGNGYHTIDNDTYEIKPPVLFFMRKEQMHHWEITTPPKGYVIIMKKSFLENSIDKQLESFISEISNHVCVEVDDKKNLTQIFELLVEEAKNPSKYQQSIIEGLLKALFAKTLVNTKPIQSKLSNLPPLYASFKELLESNENIKNSVNYYAEILHTTPQNLNAICRNAIGLSASKLIAEYIIKEAKRFLLYTSLPVSEIAYELGFKDNSHFIKYFKRNTEQTPAGFRSQKD